A window of Paenibacillus polygoni contains these coding sequences:
- a CDS encoding ABC transporter ATP-binding protein, translating into MSADTAAESKKIPRAKENKNQERFVYQDDEIIEKPFNWGEFTRLFSYMKPYAKQLLPIVIVMMILGTITKLTVPYLTSLAIDKAIAPAEGSPSLKLLYFIAGGILLLYIIQWAAATYRIKYTNIIGQRVIYDLRTDLFKHIQKLSFSFFDKRPAGSVMVRITNDINSLQDLFTNGVVNLMIDCVQLVGIMIILLFINWKLGLAVILTVPVMFLISTKLRVRIRRAWQDVRMKNSRINSHLNESIQGIRVTQAYTQEEENMKFFDQMNATSRKSWNKASTMNQSFGPLIEITGGVGSLILFWYGAFLIQSGELSIGLLVAFANYVGNFWDPINRLGQMYNQLLVAMASSERIFEFMDEEPGIADKPNAVPIPPIKGDITFEHIVFEYEKGRQALKGIDLDVKAGQSIALVGHTGSGKSTIINLLSRFYDVTDGKLTIDGYDIRDVTIRSLRSQIGIVLQDTFIFSGTIRDNIRFGRLDATDEEVEAAAKAVNAHEFIVKLPGGYDTEVEERGNVLSMGQRQLLSFARALLADPRILILDEATASIDTETELKIQEALKVLLKGRTSFMVAHRLSTIRNADNIIVLDHGEIKEQGNHQQLIQQKGIYNGLIEAQFRFL; encoded by the coding sequence ATGAGTGCAGATACAGCAGCAGAAAGCAAGAAGATTCCAAGAGCAAAGGAAAATAAAAACCAAGAACGATTTGTCTATCAAGATGATGAGATAATCGAGAAGCCGTTTAACTGGGGCGAGTTCACTCGGTTGTTCTCGTATATGAAACCTTATGCAAAACAGTTACTGCCGATCGTTATAGTTATGATGATCCTTGGAACCATTACAAAATTGACCGTGCCGTACCTGACGAGTCTTGCCATCGATAAAGCGATTGCACCGGCTGAAGGGTCACCGAGTCTCAAGCTGCTATACTTTATTGCAGGGGGGATTTTGCTTCTATATATTATTCAGTGGGCAGCAGCTACTTACCGAATTAAATATACGAATATCATAGGACAACGGGTTATTTACGACCTTAGAACGGATTTATTTAAACATATACAGAAATTATCATTTTCCTTTTTTGATAAAAGACCAGCTGGTTCCGTAATGGTTCGGATCACCAACGATATCAACTCCTTGCAAGATTTGTTCACCAACGGGGTTGTTAACCTGATGATTGACTGCGTTCAGCTCGTTGGAATTATGATCATTTTACTCTTTATTAACTGGAAACTGGGGCTCGCCGTGATTCTAACCGTGCCGGTCATGTTCCTAATATCGACGAAACTGAGAGTTCGAATCCGCCGCGCATGGCAAGATGTACGTATGAAAAATTCACGAATTAATTCACATCTTAATGAATCCATTCAGGGGATTCGTGTGACTCAAGCTTATACACAAGAAGAAGAGAACATGAAGTTCTTTGACCAAATGAATGCAACGAGCCGTAAATCTTGGAATAAAGCTTCGACAATGAACCAGTCCTTTGGACCGCTGATTGAAATAACAGGCGGGGTAGGCTCCTTAATCTTATTCTGGTACGGAGCGTTTCTTATCCAATCGGGTGAACTTAGTATTGGTCTTCTGGTCGCTTTTGCTAACTATGTCGGAAACTTTTGGGATCCGATTAACCGGTTAGGCCAGATGTATAATCAGCTTCTTGTCGCGATGGCATCTTCAGAACGTATCTTTGAATTTATGGATGAAGAACCTGGTATTGCGGATAAGCCAAATGCAGTTCCAATTCCTCCAATCAAAGGCGATATTACATTCGAGCATATTGTTTTTGAATATGAAAAAGGACGTCAGGCGCTCAAAGGAATTGATCTTGACGTCAAAGCAGGGCAGTCCATTGCACTCGTTGGCCATACTGGTTCCGGTAAAAGTACGATTATTAATCTGCTTAGCAGATTTTACGATGTAACAGATGGCAAGCTGACGATTGATGGTTATGATATCAGGGATGTGACGATTCGCAGTCTGCGAAGTCAAATTGGTATTGTGCTTCAGGATACCTTTATCTTCTCCGGTACCATTCGGGATAATATTAGGTTCGGGCGCCTGGATGCGACCGATGAAGAGGTAGAGGCAGCTGCAAAAGCGGTTAATGCTCATGAATTTATTGTGAAACTTCCCGGCGGATATGATACAGAAGTGGAAGAGCGGGGAAATGTATTATCCATGGGCCAACGTCAGCTGCTGTCCTTTGCGAGAGCCTTGCTGGCAGATCCGAGGATCTTAATCCTTGATGAAGCAACCGCGAGTATTGATACAGAGACAGAACTAAAAATACAAGAAGCACTGAAAGTGCTTCTAAAAGGAAGAACTTCCTTTATGGTCGCTCACCGTCTTTCGACAATCCGGAATGCAGATAATATTATTGTGCTGGATCATGGTGAAATTAAAGAACAAGGAAATCATCAACAGCTAATCCAACAAAAAGGAATTTATAATGGATTGATTGAAGCACAATTCAGATTTTTGTAA
- a CDS encoding GNAT family N-acetyltransferase, whose protein sequence is MLSNVEAPVLTIRACELHDVDAVTSLMHEVRYPATPGVMRERIQMSQTSEKACMLVAEVDKVVVGLLGLQCIQSHASRNQATQITSLIVRHSHRGAGIGRRLLELAESWAREHGSEKLLIIEGNRDEHKSSYPFYEHIGFIKHGYRFSKSL, encoded by the coding sequence ATGTTAAGTAATGTAGAGGCCCCAGTACTGACGATTCGAGCATGCGAACTGCACGATGTGGATGCGGTAACGAGTCTGATGCATGAGGTCAGATATCCAGCTACCCCTGGAGTTATGAGGGAACGCATTCAGATGAGTCAAACGAGCGAGAAAGCTTGTATGTTGGTAGCGGAAGTAGATAAGGTAGTCGTTGGTTTACTAGGATTGCAGTGTATCCAATCTCATGCAAGTCGTAATCAAGCAACACAAATTACTTCCCTTATCGTCCGTCATTCACACCGAGGTGCAGGAATTGGGCGTAGACTACTGGAGTTGGCTGAGAGTTGGGCACGTGAACATGGAAGCGAGAAACTGCTTATCATCGAAGGCAATCGGGATGAGCATAAATCCTCATATCCATTTTACGAGCATATCGGTTTTATCAAACATGGGTATCGGTTCAGCAAGTCGCTGTAA
- a CDS encoding CAP domain-containing protein — protein sequence MKKNVLKKTIIAGSLSAVLAAGMLIPGAGLASAHSLSTQKGQSYSKYIQQWLQQNGYIGGTVQKPQSGSGNNNSSSGTGNNSTSQDQSSSSVVSAYAKEVVSLVNKEREKAGLKPLVIHTNLTKMAVAKAQDMNDNNYFSHTSPTYGSPFDMMKKFGITYKYAGENIAKGQKTPEEVVKAWMNSPGHKANIMNKNFTLIGVGYVNGYWVQAFVGK from the coding sequence TTGAAGAAGAACGTTCTTAAAAAAACAATCATTGCAGGAAGTCTTTCCGCTGTTCTTGCAGCTGGAATGTTGATTCCCGGAGCAGGACTTGCTTCCGCTCATTCTCTATCTACGCAAAAAGGTCAAAGTTATAGCAAATATATTCAGCAGTGGCTGCAGCAGAATGGTTACATAGGAGGGACCGTACAAAAACCCCAATCAGGTTCGGGTAATAACAATTCAAGCAGTGGCACGGGCAATAACAGCACAAGTCAAGATCAAAGCAGTTCGTCTGTTGTATCTGCTTATGCAAAAGAAGTCGTGTCACTGGTAAATAAAGAACGTGAAAAGGCTGGCCTCAAGCCGCTTGTTATTCACACGAATCTTACTAAAATGGCGGTAGCCAAAGCCCAAGACATGAATGATAACAACTATTTCAGTCATACGTCTCCCACTTATGGATCTCCATTTGATATGATGAAGAAGTTTGGTATCACTTATAAATATGCGGGTGAAAACATTGCCAAAGGGCAAAAAACACCTGAAGAAGTAGTAAAAGCTTGGATGAACAGCCCAGGTCACAAAGCAAATATCATGAATAAGAATTTTACATTGATTGGTGTAGGATATGTTAACGGGTACTGGGTGCAAGCTTTTGTCGGAAAATAA
- a CDS encoding GDSL-type esterase/lipase family protein: protein MKSSNKIWITVSTVSIIVTCILIYGFIIAVQDIVNPSGNTDFISEQKETTTTSPIEQSTEIKIAAIGDSLAKGTGDDEGKGFVRRVVSMLKEDGKEVRVTANLAINGLTAEKLLPELDEAGVKYTLEQSNLILLSIGANDLFQGAQAGQAADINIPDTAALFELLTKASDSLENVLKKIAEINPNAKIVYVGLYNPFNDLKDLKQVGNAVVTTWNSKVLELISTYDQMALAPTFDLFENNVPQLLASDHFHPNAQGYEEMAERIVEVLGITDRHGKKVEMGDE, encoded by the coding sequence GTGAAGTCATCAAATAAAATTTGGATTACTGTAAGTACGGTATCCATCATTGTGACATGCATACTTATTTATGGCTTTATTATAGCCGTTCAGGATATAGTGAACCCTTCAGGTAACACTGATTTTATATCTGAACAAAAAGAGACAACTACCACTTCCCCTATCGAACAATCTACAGAAATTAAAATTGCTGCTATTGGTGACTCGCTTGCCAAAGGGACAGGAGATGATGAGGGAAAGGGGTTTGTTCGCCGGGTTGTCAGTATGCTTAAAGAAGATGGAAAAGAAGTTAGAGTTACAGCAAATTTAGCGATCAACGGACTTACAGCGGAAAAACTTCTTCCTGAGCTAGATGAAGCAGGGGTGAAATATACGCTCGAACAATCTAACCTTATTCTGCTCTCCATCGGTGCAAATGATCTGTTTCAAGGTGCTCAGGCGGGTCAAGCGGCAGATATCAATATCCCGGACACGGCTGCACTCTTTGAGCTTTTAACCAAAGCTTCCGATTCGCTCGAAAACGTGCTGAAAAAAATAGCGGAGATTAATCCTAATGCCAAGATTGTTTATGTTGGTTTATATAATCCTTTTAATGATTTGAAAGATCTGAAACAAGTTGGGAATGCTGTAGTAACCACATGGAACAGTAAAGTGCTTGAGCTGATAAGCACCTATGATCAGATGGCGCTTGCGCCTACATTTGACCTGTTTGAGAACAATGTGCCGCAGCTGCTTGCCAGTGACCATTTTCATCCGAATGCACAGGGATATGAAGAGATGGCAGAACGAATTGTAGAGGTGCTTGGCATCACTGACAGGCATGGAAAAAAGGTGGAGATGGGCGATGAGTGA
- a CDS encoding ABC transporter ATP-binding protein — MSEYLSEEIVLSVKHLKKKIGRKWIIKDVTFEVHAGEIFGFLGPNGAGKTTTIRMLVDLIKPTEGVVEVCGYPVHQKPEQALRYVGSIVENPEMYNYLTGFENLEHFARMLPDVTEERIYDVTKTVGLDQRIHDKVSTYSLGMRQRLGIAQALLGNPKLLILDEPTNGLDPKGIKELRAFIKKLAEEGLAVLVSSHLLSEIQLLCDRVAIINNGEVLTVGKVDELIGEHSNITVWNLNPLDEGARWLTNHPKIKRLRDTTMLDDTLIANLGPNAIITEMPEELVSQMVKTMVIAGVKVEGVQRVHPTLEQLFLRMTEGESIE, encoded by the coding sequence ATGAGTGAATATCTGTCAGAGGAAATCGTATTATCTGTAAAGCATCTGAAAAAAAAGATAGGGCGTAAGTGGATTATAAAAGATGTTACTTTTGAAGTGCATGCTGGCGAAATCTTCGGGTTTTTAGGTCCAAATGGAGCGGGTAAGACAACGACCATCCGAATGCTTGTTGATTTGATTAAACCGACAGAAGGGGTTGTGGAGGTATGTGGATACCCTGTCCACCAAAAACCTGAGCAAGCACTGAGGTATGTAGGATCTATAGTCGAAAACCCCGAGATGTATAATTATTTAACAGGGTTTGAGAATTTAGAACATTTTGCACGAATGCTTCCGGACGTTACGGAGGAGCGGATTTATGATGTTACGAAGACAGTGGGACTGGATCAGCGAATACATGATAAAGTGAGCACATACTCTTTGGGGATGCGCCAACGCTTAGGTATCGCTCAAGCGCTTCTAGGAAATCCAAAACTACTTATATTAGATGAACCGACGAATGGTCTTGATCCCAAAGGGATCAAGGAACTGAGGGCTTTTATTAAAAAACTGGCTGAGGAAGGTTTAGCCGTTCTTGTCAGCAGTCATTTGCTTAGTGAAATTCAGCTTCTGTGTGACCGAGTGGCTATTATTAATAACGGTGAAGTGCTCACGGTAGGTAAAGTCGATGAACTAATTGGAGAACATAGTAATATCACGGTTTGGAACTTAAATCCACTGGATGAGGGAGCTCGCTGGTTAACGAATCATCCGAAAATTAAGAGACTGCGAGATACAACCATGTTAGATGACACGTTGATCGCAAATCTCGGACCTAATGCGATCATTACTGAGATGCCGGAGGAGCTCGTATCACAAATGGTGAAAACCATGGTCATTGCGGGAGTAAAAGTGGAGGGAGTACAAAGGGTACATCCTACACTTGAACAGTTATTTTTACGAATGACAGAAGGTGAATCTATTGAATAG
- a CDS encoding ABC transporter permease: protein MNSLLPLVKNETIKMIKKKRFYVIILVLLVLTPMFTYAQMKESESKREKFGNDWRLEMQQAITDNQNSLGSDRVPEEWKKYRRIYIQQLQYYLEHDLNPNEPSGVTFTRVFMNNSINLFIPLLVVAMASDLVSGERTSGTIKMLLTRPVRRWKILLSKLLTLFLFVSLLVLAVFVICYLIAGLFFGYKGFTMPIFTGFQIHGSDVDMSKVHMVPQWKYLLMQSGLLWFVSIIVAILSFMVSTLVRSTSASIVIMMAALIAGSILTNMASSWSTAKYLFMVNLGLTGYLSGTLPPIEGMTLVFSLGVLTVWGLLALVVSFLVFTKRDILN from the coding sequence TTGAATAGTCTCTTGCCCTTGGTTAAGAACGAGACCATTAAAATGATCAAGAAAAAAAGATTTTACGTGATTATACTTGTTTTGCTTGTATTAACGCCGATGTTTACCTATGCTCAGATGAAAGAGTCTGAATCAAAACGCGAAAAGTTTGGAAATGACTGGCGGCTTGAAATGCAGCAAGCAATCACGGATAATCAGAATTCACTCGGAAGTGACCGGGTACCAGAGGAATGGAAGAAATATCGCAGAATTTATATTCAGCAGCTTCAGTATTATCTTGAGCATGATCTCAATCCGAATGAGCCTAGCGGGGTTACATTTACAAGAGTATTTATGAACAATTCCATAAACTTGTTTATTCCTTTGCTTGTGGTTGCAATGGCTTCAGATCTTGTATCTGGAGAGAGAACATCGGGAACGATTAAAATGCTGCTAACGAGACCTGTTCGGAGATGGAAAATACTATTAAGTAAACTCCTCACTTTATTTTTATTCGTTTCTCTTCTTGTTCTTGCTGTATTTGTTATATGCTATCTTATAGCAGGGCTCTTTTTTGGATATAAAGGATTTACGATGCCCATCTTTACCGGTTTTCAAATCCATGGTTCGGATGTGGATATGTCAAAGGTTCATATGGTGCCCCAGTGGAAGTATTTACTAATGCAGTCTGGGCTTTTATGGTTTGTCAGCATCATCGTTGCGATTCTGTCTTTTATGGTGTCTACTCTAGTAAGAAGTACTTCTGCGAGTATTGTCATTATGATGGCTGCACTGATTGCAGGAAGTATTTTAACGAATATGGCTTCGTCTTGGAGCACGGCCAAATATTTATTCATGGTGAACCTTGGTCTCACCGGTTACTTATCGGGCACTTTGCCGCCGATTGAGGGAATGACTTTGGTATTTTCACTTGGAGTTCTTACCGTTTGGGGCCTCCTTGCACTGGTTGTTTCATTCCTTGTCTTTACGAAACGGGATATCTTGAATTAA
- the purT gene encoding formate-dependent phosphoribosylglycinamide formyltransferase — protein sequence MWGAPFSAEAKKLLLLGSGELGKEVIIEAQRLGVETIAVDRYDNAPAMQIAHRSYCINMLDAELLQEIVRKEQPDVIVPEIEAIATDALIQLEEEGFRVVPTARATKLTMDREGIRRLAAEELGITTAAYRFADSLETLQAAVRELGTPCVVKPLMSSSGKGQSVCRTYEDAESSWNAALEGARAKSTRVIVEAFVEFESEITLLTVRSVSGTVFCPPIGHIQKDGDYIESWQPHPMSEEQLNEAKEIAKRITDKLGGYGLFGVELFLTKDGVVFSEVSPRPHDTGMVTMVTQDLSEFALHVRAILGFPVTGVELLTPGASATLKADLETSSYKILGVSEALSLPRTQVRLFGKPETKVGRRMAVALSASPDVERARDTAKQAANMLKVEVNHVK from the coding sequence ATGTGGGGTGCTCCTTTTTCGGCTGAAGCCAAAAAGTTGCTGCTGCTTGGCAGCGGAGAGTTAGGAAAAGAAGTCATTATCGAAGCCCAAAGACTTGGTGTGGAGACCATAGCAGTTGATCGCTACGATAATGCTCCTGCGATGCAAATCGCCCATAGGTCATACTGTATTAATATGCTCGATGCAGAATTGTTACAAGAGATCGTCCGGAAAGAGCAACCCGACGTAATCGTTCCTGAGATTGAAGCAATTGCAACCGATGCACTAATTCAGCTTGAAGAAGAAGGATTTCGTGTAGTTCCAACCGCTAGAGCAACAAAACTGACGATGGACCGGGAAGGAATCCGGCGCCTGGCAGCAGAGGAACTTGGTATTACTACTGCTGCTTATCGATTTGCTGATAGTCTGGAAACACTGCAAGCCGCAGTTCGTGAACTGGGAACTCCATGTGTGGTAAAACCGCTGATGAGCTCTTCAGGTAAAGGTCAAAGTGTATGCCGTACCTATGAGGATGCTGAATCTAGTTGGAATGCTGCCTTGGAGGGTGCTAGAGCAAAATCGACTCGAGTCATTGTCGAAGCATTTGTTGAATTTGAAAGTGAAATTACCCTGCTGACTGTCCGTTCTGTATCTGGCACGGTATTTTGCCCACCTATTGGACATATCCAAAAAGATGGGGATTATATAGAATCTTGGCAACCGCATCCGATGAGCGAAGAGCAGCTGAATGAAGCAAAAGAAATCGCTAAGAGGATTACAGATAAACTTGGGGGTTACGGTTTATTTGGGGTTGAACTTTTTCTAACGAAGGATGGAGTTGTATTTAGTGAAGTTTCTCCGCGTCCTCATGATACCGGAATGGTAACCATGGTTACGCAGGACCTATCTGAATTTGCACTCCATGTAAGGGCAATACTTGGTTTTCCAGTTACCGGTGTGGAGTTGTTAACACCCGGAGCTTCTGCTACACTAAAAGCAGATTTAGAGACATCATCCTACAAAATTCTTGGCGTGTCTGAAGCACTATCTTTACCAAGAACTCAGGTCCGTTTGTTTGGAAAACCTGAGACTAAAGTAGGAAGAAGAATGGCAGTAGCATTAAGTGCATCACCCGATGTAGAGAGAGCACGAGATACGGCAAAACAAGCCGCAAATATGTTGAAAGTGGAGGTTAACCATGTTAAGTAA
- the parE gene encoding DNA topoisomerase IV subunit B, with product MAQEMDLSAGVSGKDIEAGYGADDIQVLEGLVAVRKRPGMYIGSTSNSGLHHLVWEIVDNAVDEHLAKYCNKIEISLHKDGSVTVTDNGRGIPTGMHKTGVPTPQVVYTILHAGGKFGGGGYKKSGGLHGVGASVTNALSEWLEVEIYREGKIHRMRFEYWVDKKGKEHVGEPVTGLEVLGNTNRTGTKVTFKPDSRVFKNGIALSYDTLSERLQEIAFLNSGLRIVLKDDRSGKMDEFYYEGGAKQFVEYLNEGKDVLNEVIHFNAEKDDIEVEIAIQYNAGYTETIASFVNSIPTRGGGTHETGFKTAYTRVMNDYARRTSMIKEKDKNLEGNDLREGMMAVISVKMSEVEFVGQTKDQLGSASARSTVDQVVTENLQRFLEENPQVAQTLIRKAVQASKAREAARKARDDMRTGKKRSESSNLGGKLTPAQSKDFTKNELFIVEGDSAGGSAKQGRDSKIQAILPLKGKPMNPEKAKLADIMKNEEYRAITAAIGAGIGTEFAVEDSNYSKIIIMTDADTDGAHIQVLLLTFFYRYMKPLIDAGRVYIAQPPLYKISRKSGKQQTSRYAWTDEQLQDYLKEFGKGFELQRYKGLGEMNPDQLWETTMNPESRTLLQVQIEDAAKAEKRVSTLMGDKVDPRKRWIVENVDFTEYEE from the coding sequence ATGGCCCAGGAAATGGATCTATCTGCTGGAGTTTCCGGCAAAGATATAGAAGCCGGTTATGGCGCTGATGATATTCAGGTGCTGGAAGGACTTGTTGCAGTACGGAAAAGACCAGGGATGTATATTGGTAGCACAAGTAATTCAGGCTTGCACCATTTAGTATGGGAGATTGTCGACAATGCTGTCGATGAACATTTAGCTAAGTATTGTAATAAAATTGAAATATCGCTACATAAGGATGGTTCAGTTACCGTTACTGATAATGGACGCGGTATTCCGACAGGGATGCACAAGACAGGAGTACCTACTCCTCAGGTCGTATACACGATTCTCCATGCAGGCGGTAAATTTGGCGGTGGCGGATATAAAAAATCGGGTGGCTTGCACGGAGTAGGCGCCTCGGTTACCAATGCTTTGTCTGAATGGCTTGAAGTTGAGATTTATCGTGAAGGTAAAATTCACCGGATGCGCTTTGAATACTGGGTAGACAAGAAAGGGAAAGAGCATGTCGGTGAACCGGTAACAGGGCTTGAGGTGCTTGGAAATACGAACCGTACCGGAACGAAAGTGACATTTAAACCGGACAGCAGGGTATTCAAAAACGGAATTGCACTTAGCTATGATACATTGTCCGAGCGTCTTCAGGAGATTGCTTTTCTGAACTCAGGTCTCAGGATCGTGCTGAAGGATGATCGTTCAGGCAAAATGGATGAGTTCTATTACGAAGGCGGAGCAAAGCAGTTTGTTGAATATTTGAATGAAGGCAAAGACGTCTTAAATGAAGTTATCCATTTCAATGCGGAAAAGGATGATATCGAAGTCGAAATTGCGATTCAATATAATGCGGGTTATACCGAAACCATAGCTTCCTTCGTAAACTCCATTCCGACCAGAGGCGGAGGTACGCACGAAACGGGATTTAAAACGGCGTACACACGGGTGATGAATGATTACGCTCGTCGAACAAGTATGATTAAAGAAAAAGATAAGAATCTAGAAGGTAATGATTTAAGAGAAGGCATGATGGCGGTAATCAGCGTCAAGATGTCTGAAGTTGAATTTGTAGGACAGACCAAAGACCAGCTCGGAAGCGCATCAGCCAGAAGTACAGTAGATCAGGTCGTGACCGAGAATTTACAGCGGTTTTTAGAAGAAAATCCACAAGTTGCACAGACACTGATTAGAAAAGCAGTGCAGGCATCAAAAGCACGCGAGGCTGCTCGTAAAGCAAGAGACGATATGCGTACCGGCAAAAAACGCAGTGAAAGTTCGAATCTAGGAGGCAAGCTGACTCCAGCTCAGTCCAAAGATTTTACAAAAAACGAACTGTTTATCGTTGAGGGAGACTCTGCCGGCGGTTCCGCGAAACAGGGAAGAGATTCGAAGATCCAGGCGATATTGCCGCTAAAAGGGAAGCCGATGAATCCCGAGAAGGCGAAACTTGCCGACATTATGAAAAATGAAGAGTATCGTGCCATTACAGCAGCAATTGGTGCAGGCATTGGAACAGAATTTGCCGTAGAAGACAGCAATTATTCCAAAATTATCATTATGACGGATGCCGATACGGATGGAGCGCATATTCAGGTCCTCTTACTTACATTTTTCTATCGTTACATGAAACCGCTCATTGATGCAGGCAGAGTCTATATTGCTCAGCCGCCGCTTTATAAAATTTCCCGTAAATCCGGTAAGCAGCAGACTTCAAGATATGCATGGACTGACGAACAACTGCAAGATTATTTAAAAGAATTTGGAAAAGGTTTCGAACTGCAAAGATACAAGGGGCTTGGTGAAATGAATCCAGATCAATTGTGGGAAACGACAATGAATCCAGAGTCCAGAACCTTATTGCAAGTGCAGATCGAGGATGCAGCAAAAGCAGAAAAAAGAGTATCCACCCTGATGGGTGACAAAGTAGATCCGCGTAAACGCTGGATTGTAGAAAATGTTGATTTTACAGAGTACGAAGAATAG